In Actinomycetota bacterium, the DNA window CCGGGAGTCTGTCCGTCGTGTGGGTCGCCTCTCTCGGATCATGACCGAAACGTGCGTTTCGGGTTGCCGGATCCAGCCTTGGAGGTCGCCGAGGAGGATCGCCCGGAGAGGTTCTGGGGCAACGACGTTCTCATGGCCGTGAAGGATCTCGGCTCGTTCGTTCGAGCCCTTCTACCGGTACATCTTGACGACGGGACCTCGCTCACGTTTGGGCTCTGGCTCGGCGTTCACCCTGACGACTTGCACCATCTCTGGCGGGTCTGGTGGGAGCCGGAGTATGCCGATGTCTCCTTCACTGGCTACATCGCCAACGACCTC includes these proteins:
- a CDS encoding DUF2199 domain-containing protein — protein: MPGVCPSCGSPLSDHDRNVRFGLPDPALEVAEEDRPERFWGNDVLMAVKDLGSFVRALLPVHLDDGTSLTFGLWLGVHPDDLHHLWRVWWEPEYADVSFTGYIANDL